The following proteins come from a genomic window of Solwaraspora sp. WMMA2065:
- a CDS encoding ABC transporter substrate-binding protein, translating to MAGTSPQGGSAPPALSRRSVLQLGGIGAFLFATGACASGSGTDGSDDASPGTSADTLRIAVSSYLSSWDQDFVGFDPVALMLYKNVFPYMIDYGVTEVDGSRILDTENVMATFAESFEPNEDQTVWTLKLRQGVTFASGNEMTAADVKWSKDRAFAAQANVAGIYRTIGLTEPDQVTVVDDYTVQFTQAFPSALTRQIQAISLYVFDSEEAKKHATDADPWATEWFANNAPTGGYFNVERAVQGQEIVLAANEGYPGPDPAQTKTVRISVVPAAANQRLQLEAGDIDVALGIGQRDIADLKNTDGVKVISAASNEQVAIQMSVTTAPFDNVDVRKALAHAVPYDQIINNVYGGDARPTKSLVPLDMPGYDERGYPYGYDPDAARAALAAAGVDQISSELVYATDNDTQQQIAVLVQSEARKVGIELELVPLDPATLAERRQQKNIPLQITAGQLWVNDVEYMLATSFVEGANLNYSNYVNQELEEIYERSHTVVDPAERNELWLRVQEILAADVPWVIFCQPNFNLPVREDVAGWVQPMDGLARLRYLHASA from the coding sequence ATGGCTGGTACCTCTCCGCAGGGCGGATCCGCCCCGCCCGCCCTCTCCCGCCGGTCGGTGCTCCAGCTCGGGGGCATCGGCGCGTTCCTGTTCGCCACCGGCGCCTGTGCCTCCGGCTCGGGCACCGACGGCTCCGACGACGCCTCCCCGGGCACCTCCGCCGACACCCTGCGTATCGCCGTCTCCAGCTACCTGAGCAGCTGGGACCAGGACTTCGTCGGCTTCGACCCGGTCGCGCTCATGCTGTACAAGAACGTCTTCCCGTACATGATCGACTACGGGGTCACCGAGGTCGACGGCTCCCGGATCCTCGACACCGAGAACGTCATGGCGACCTTCGCCGAGTCGTTCGAGCCGAACGAGGACCAGACCGTCTGGACCCTCAAGCTGCGTCAGGGCGTCACCTTCGCCAGCGGCAACGAGATGACCGCCGCCGACGTCAAGTGGTCCAAGGACCGGGCGTTCGCCGCCCAGGCCAACGTCGCCGGCATCTACCGGACCATCGGCCTGACCGAGCCGGACCAGGTCACCGTGGTCGACGACTACACGGTGCAGTTCACCCAGGCGTTCCCCAGCGCGTTGACCCGGCAGATCCAGGCGATCTCGCTGTACGTCTTCGACTCCGAGGAAGCGAAGAAGCACGCCACCGACGCCGACCCGTGGGCCACCGAGTGGTTCGCCAACAACGCCCCGACCGGCGGCTACTTCAACGTCGAGCGGGCCGTGCAGGGCCAGGAGATCGTGCTCGCCGCCAACGAGGGCTACCCGGGCCCCGACCCGGCGCAGACCAAGACCGTCCGGATCTCGGTGGTCCCGGCCGCCGCCAACCAGCGACTCCAGCTGGAGGCCGGCGACATCGACGTGGCGCTGGGCATCGGCCAGCGTGACATCGCCGACCTGAAGAACACCGACGGCGTCAAGGTCATCTCCGCGGCCAGCAACGAGCAGGTCGCCATCCAGATGTCGGTGACCACCGCGCCGTTCGACAACGTCGACGTCCGCAAGGCCCTCGCCCACGCGGTGCCGTACGACCAGATCATCAACAATGTGTACGGCGGCGACGCCCGCCCGACGAAGAGCCTGGTGCCGCTGGACATGCCCGGCTACGACGAGCGCGGCTACCCGTACGGCTACGACCCGGACGCCGCCCGCGCCGCGCTCGCCGCCGCCGGGGTCGACCAGATCAGCTCCGAGCTGGTCTACGCCACCGACAACGACACCCAGCAGCAGATCGCGGTTTTGGTGCAGAGCGAGGCCCGCAAGGTCGGCATCGAACTGGAACTGGTCCCGCTGGACCCGGCCACCCTCGCCGAGCGGCGGCAGCAGAAGAACATCCCGCTGCAGATCACCGCCGGTCAGCTGTGGGTCAACGACGTCGAGTACATGCTGGCCACCAGCTTCGTCGAGGGCGCCAACCTGAACTACTCCAACTACGTCAACCAGGAGCTGGAGGAGATCTACGAGCGGTCGCACACCGTCGTGGACCCGGCCGAGCGCAACGAACTCTGGCTGCGGGTGCAGGAGATCCTGGCCGCCGACGTGCCCTGGGTGATCTTCTGCCAGCCCAACTTCAACCTGCCGGTACGCGAGGACGTCGCCGGCTGGGTCCAGCCCATGGACGGACTGGCCCGGCTGCGCTACCTCCACGCCTCGGCCTGA
- a CDS encoding ABC transporter permease: MRIARFVARRLLQLVPVLLGVIVATFVLVRVLPGDPIRTILGPNSTEVEAAAARARYGLDQPLWKQFLDYLGGLLTGDLGTSIQSGNAVAGELALRVGPTLQLVVLAVAVAVLIAVVGGIWSARRADRAADHGIRVLALIGNSVPEFWLGLVLVLVGYSMLGWFPAPSGRVDPDTNLTPITGAELIDAALTANGPAFTSALAHLALPVATLAIVVVAPLLRSVRASALEVLHSEAYTAAAAHGLRDRLLRRGYLVRSALVRLPSLAALVFGTAVGSTVLIEYVYSWQGFGQWALRGLLYRDFPVVQASVLLIAVCYVLVFLIADVVHAILDPRVKI, encoded by the coding sequence ATGCGCATCGCCCGCTTCGTCGCCCGCCGGCTGCTGCAGCTCGTACCGGTGCTGCTCGGCGTGATCGTCGCGACCTTCGTCCTGGTACGGGTGCTCCCCGGGGATCCGATCCGGACCATCCTCGGCCCGAACTCCACCGAGGTCGAGGCCGCCGCCGCCCGGGCCCGCTACGGACTGGACCAGCCACTGTGGAAACAGTTCCTGGACTACCTGGGCGGACTGCTCACCGGTGACCTCGGCACGTCGATCCAGAGCGGCAACGCGGTCGCCGGCGAGCTGGCCCTACGGGTCGGCCCCACCCTGCAACTGGTGGTGCTGGCGGTCGCCGTGGCGGTGCTCATCGCCGTGGTCGGCGGCATCTGGTCGGCGCGCCGCGCCGACCGGGCCGCCGACCACGGCATCCGGGTACTGGCCCTGATCGGCAACTCGGTGCCGGAGTTCTGGCTCGGCCTGGTGCTGGTCCTGGTCGGCTACAGCATGCTCGGCTGGTTCCCGGCCCCCAGCGGCCGGGTCGACCCGGACACCAACCTCACTCCGATCACCGGCGCAGAGCTGATCGACGCCGCGCTGACCGCAAACGGACCGGCGTTCACCTCCGCGCTGGCCCACCTGGCGCTGCCGGTGGCCACCCTGGCGATCGTGGTGGTCGCCCCGCTGCTGCGCAGCGTGCGCGCCTCCGCGCTGGAGGTGCTGCACTCCGAGGCGTACACCGCCGCCGCCGCGCACGGGCTGCGCGACCGGCTGCTGCGCCGCGGCTACCTGGTGCGCTCCGCGCTGGTCCGGCTGCCGTCGCTGGCCGCCCTGGTCTTCGGCACCGCGGTCGGGTCGACCGTGCTGATCGAGTACGTCTACTCCTGGCAGGGCTTCGGCCAGTGGGCGCTGCGCGGGCTGCTCTACCGCGACTTCCCGGTCGTGCAGGCCTCCGTGCTGCTCATCGCCGTCTGCTACGTCCTCGTCTTCCTGATCGCCGACGTGGTGCACGCGATCCTCGACCCGAGAGTGAAGATCTGA
- a CDS encoding ABC transporter permease, which yields MVDLRAAGGPADSADDATPVVAAGTARGGRFATVLISVGATILAVVALAAIAAPLLSSWGPQEIDPAGTLLPPGGSHPLGTDINGMDVWSRLLHAGRLDLGIAVAAVALAVLAGTTLGLVAGYFGGWIDDVLMRLLDIFQAFPTFILALAVAALLGGGTVNLILTIALVNAPGYARLVRAEVRSVRELPFIDAAVTSGASHLGVLWRHVLPNSLTPVRVIAPLGCGWAMLTLAGLSFLGLGISVPTAEWGSMISLGSPDVVAGRWWTSVPPGLFLLISVFGFSLLGEGLQERAEAKRR from the coding sequence ATGGTTGACCTGCGCGCGGCCGGCGGACCGGCGGACAGCGCCGACGACGCCACCCCGGTGGTGGCTGCCGGCACCGCCCGGGGCGGCCGGTTCGCCACCGTACTGATCTCCGTCGGCGCGACGATCCTCGCGGTGGTGGCGCTGGCCGCGATCGCCGCGCCGCTGCTGTCGTCCTGGGGCCCGCAGGAGATCGACCCGGCCGGCACCCTGCTGCCGCCCGGCGGCAGCCACCCGCTCGGCACCGACATCAACGGAATGGACGTGTGGAGCCGGCTGCTGCACGCCGGCCGGCTCGACCTGGGCATCGCGGTCGCCGCGGTCGCCCTCGCCGTGCTCGCCGGCACCACCCTCGGCCTGGTCGCCGGCTACTTCGGCGGCTGGATCGACGACGTGCTGATGCGACTGCTCGACATCTTCCAGGCGTTCCCCACCTTCATCCTGGCCCTCGCGGTGGCCGCCCTGCTCGGCGGCGGCACGGTCAACCTGATCCTGACCATCGCCCTGGTCAACGCGCCCGGTTACGCCCGGCTGGTGCGGGCCGAAGTCCGCTCGGTACGGGAGCTGCCGTTCATCGACGCCGCGGTCACCTCCGGGGCGTCGCACCTCGGGGTGCTGTGGCGGCACGTGCTGCCGAACAGTCTCACCCCGGTGCGGGTGATCGCCCCGCTCGGCTGCGGCTGGGCGATGCTCACCCTGGCCGGGCTGTCCTTCCTCGGGCTGGGCATCTCGGTGCCGACCGCCGAATGGGGGTCGATGATCAGTCTCGGTTCGCCGGACGTGGTCGCCGGCCGCTGGTGGACCTCGGTGCCGCCCGGCCTGTTCCTGCTGATCAGCGTGTTCGGCTTCAGTCTGCTCGGCGAAGGGCTGCAGGAACGCGCGGAAGCGAAACGGCGGTGA
- a CDS encoding ABC transporter ATP-binding protein — MDPTTTITRDLLAIENLSVLIRRPGRQVAALSGVSLHVDRGEVVGLVGESGGGKSMVARSIVGLLPGGAQATGRVRFHGGDVTGDLTSDLTSDATGDATGDPAGGPSDGAGNTGGPVDVLRLDPEQLRRHRGHGAAICFQNPRGALSPTRTVGRQLTDRLTTHQGMTGQQARQVARELFAAVGIRSPQRRLDAYPHELSGGMAQRVMISLATGCAPGLLIADEPTTGLDVTLAREILRQFRQAADADRRGVLLISHDLASIAEVCDRVVVLYAGTVVESGPAAQVLRAPAHPYTRALLASVPDVDGRPVRATAGGMPLLTAPPDDCPFVSRCAHATDRCAAQRPPTGAVPAATSVTAASDRAAGGTAGWTLACFHPQTGPLVTDPAVVDTSVGTASPGTAPRVDAERAGAAERTVLRIDDAHVVYRSRFGRGGHHALRGVDLTVAAGETLGVVGESGCGKSTLAKLILGLVEPATGTVEIGGARMAELRGRALRTLRTRAQMVFQDPFGALSPRRTVADAIAEPLRALGVPAPQRAERVGAALDRMELDRSILARRPHELSGGQAQRVGIARALVGDPDLIVFDEPTSALDVTVQAQILEVIRDVAADRDRGSVFISHDLATVRGFADRVIVLYLGRIVEEGPVDEVFTSPAHPYTRALLSSAPSLGAGFGGGRVDLLKDLDETDAAAGCPLAARCPFVTGRCRTEEQQLQPYGRSRAACWRAPEIPDLLTESER; from the coding sequence ATGGACCCGACGACGACGATCACCCGCGACCTGCTCGCCATCGAGAACCTGTCGGTGCTGATCCGCCGGCCCGGTCGGCAGGTCGCCGCGCTCAGCGGGGTCAGCCTGCACGTCGACCGGGGTGAGGTGGTCGGCCTGGTCGGCGAGAGCGGCGGCGGCAAGTCCATGGTGGCCCGCTCGATCGTCGGCCTGCTGCCCGGCGGCGCGCAGGCCACCGGCCGGGTCCGCTTCCACGGCGGCGACGTCACCGGCGACCTCACCAGTGACCTCACCAGTGACGCCACCGGTGACGCCACCGGTGACCCCGCTGGCGGGCCGAGTGACGGTGCCGGCAACACCGGCGGACCGGTCGACGTACTGCGGCTCGACCCGGAGCAGCTGCGCCGCCACCGTGGCCACGGCGCGGCGATCTGCTTCCAGAACCCGCGCGGCGCGCTCAGCCCCACCCGTACCGTCGGTCGGCAGTTGACCGACCGGCTCACCACCCATCAGGGGATGACCGGGCAGCAGGCCCGTCAGGTGGCCAGGGAACTGTTCGCGGCGGTCGGTATCCGCAGCCCGCAGCGGCGGCTCGACGCGTACCCGCACGAACTGTCCGGCGGGATGGCGCAGCGGGTGATGATCTCGCTGGCCACCGGCTGCGCGCCCGGCCTGCTGATCGCCGACGAACCCACCACCGGCCTGGACGTCACCCTGGCCCGGGAGATCCTCCGCCAGTTCCGCCAGGCCGCCGACGCCGACCGGCGTGGGGTGCTGCTCATCTCGCACGACCTGGCCTCGATCGCCGAGGTCTGCGACCGGGTGGTGGTGCTCTACGCCGGCACCGTCGTGGAGAGCGGGCCGGCGGCGCAGGTGCTGCGGGCCCCGGCCCACCCGTACACCCGGGCGTTGCTCGCCTCGGTGCCCGACGTGGACGGCCGCCCGGTGCGGGCCACCGCCGGCGGGATGCCGCTGCTGACCGCCCCGCCCGACGACTGCCCGTTCGTCTCCCGGTGCGCGCACGCCACTGACCGCTGCGCCGCGCAGCGTCCGCCGACCGGCGCCGTGCCGGCCGCCACGTCGGTCACGGCCGCGTCGGACCGCGCTGCCGGCGGGACGGCCGGCTGGACGCTGGCTTGCTTCCACCCGCAGACCGGGCCGTTGGTCACCGACCCGGCCGTCGTCGACACGTCGGTGGGCACCGCGTCGCCTGGCACCGCACCGCGGGTCGACGCCGAGCGGGCCGGCGCAGCCGAGCGGACCGTGCTGCGTATCGACGACGCGCACGTGGTCTACCGCAGCCGGTTCGGCCGCGGCGGGCACCACGCGCTGCGCGGCGTCGACCTGACCGTGGCCGCCGGCGAAACCCTCGGCGTCGTCGGAGAGAGCGGCTGCGGTAAATCGACCCTGGCCAAGCTGATCCTCGGGCTGGTCGAGCCGGCAACCGGCACCGTCGAGATCGGCGGCGCCCGGATGGCCGAGCTGCGCGGCCGGGCGCTGCGCACCCTGCGGACCCGCGCCCAGATGGTGTTCCAGGATCCGTTCGGCGCGCTCAGCCCACGCCGCACCGTCGCGGACGCCATCGCCGAACCGCTGCGCGCCCTCGGCGTACCGGCGCCGCAGCGGGCCGAACGGGTCGGTGCCGCACTGGACCGGATGGAGCTGGACCGGTCGATCCTCGCCCGCCGCCCGCATGAACTCTCCGGCGGGCAGGCACAGCGGGTCGGCATCGCCCGCGCCCTGGTCGGCGACCCCGACCTGATCGTCTTCGACGAGCCGACGTCGGCGCTGGACGTCACCGTGCAGGCGCAGATCCTCGAAGTGATCCGCGACGTCGCCGCCGACCGGGACCGGGGCAGCGTGTTCATCTCCCACGACCTGGCCACGGTACGCGGCTTCGCCGACCGGGTGATCGTGCTCTACCTGGGCCGGATCGTCGAGGAGGGGCCGGTCGACGAGGTCTTCACCAGCCCGGCGCACCCGTACACCCGGGCGTTGCTGTCCAGCGCGCCGAGCCTCGGCGCCGGGTTCGGCGGCGGCCGCGTCGACCTGCTCAAGGACCTCGACGAGACCGACGCCGCCGCCGGCTGCCCGCTCGCCGCCCGCTGCCCGTTCGTCACCGGCCGGTGCCGTACCGAGGAACAGCAACTGCAGCCGTACGGGCGCAGCCGGGCAGCCTGCTGGCGGGCCCCGGAGATCCCCGACCTGCTGACCGAATCCGAAAGGTGA